In Phycisphaerae bacterium, one genomic interval encodes:
- a CDS encoding TIGR01777 family protein encodes MKIVLAGGTGFIGSAVKLRLLRDGHHVVLLTRRPERVRPPAGESIEVEGWDGRSGGPWQRCVSGADAVINYTGESVIAGRWSPRRKAELLNSRLQPTRALVEAIAQADRKPALMISASATGYYGDVRGGRVTESHPSGGGFLAYVCRGWEDEARRVEAYGVRLMISRTGPVIGRDDEFLSRMLPVFRAFLGGVVGSGDQWIPWIHREDVAGIVAFALDHADISGPVNVTAPEPVTMRRFAHTLGEVLDRPVWMRVPSPAVRVAMGEMAEAVLAGQAAVPEKLAAAGYQFRYPTLREALAAVLKA; translated from the coding sequence ATGAAGATCGTTTTGGCCGGTGGAACGGGTTTTATCGGCAGCGCGGTCAAGCTGCGGCTGCTGCGTGACGGGCATCACGTCGTGCTGTTGACGCGCCGTCCGGAACGGGTCAGGCCGCCGGCGGGCGAATCGATCGAGGTCGAAGGCTGGGACGGCCGCAGCGGCGGCCCGTGGCAGCGTTGCGTGAGCGGGGCGGACGCGGTCATCAACTACACCGGCGAGTCGGTCATCGCTGGTCGATGGTCGCCGCGGCGCAAGGCTGAGTTGCTCAACAGCCGCCTTCAGCCCACCCGCGCCCTGGTCGAGGCGATCGCCCAGGCCGACCGCAAGCCCGCCCTGATGATCAGCGCCTCCGCCACCGGCTACTACGGTGATGTTCGGGGCGGGCGGGTCACCGAGTCGCACCCGTCGGGCGGCGGGTTTCTGGCCTACGTCTGCCGGGGCTGGGAGGACGAGGCCCGTCGCGTCGAGGCGTATGGGGTGCGGCTGATGATTTCCCGCACCGGACCGGTCATCGGCCGCGACGACGAGTTCCTCAGCCGCATGCTGCCGGTTTTTCGAGCCTTTTTGGGCGGGGTTGTCGGTTCGGGAGATCAGTGGATTCCGTGGATCCATCGCGAGGACGTGGCCGGCATCGTCGCCTTCGCACTCGACCATGCGGACATCTCCGGACCGGTCAACGTGACCGCTCCCGAGCCGGTCACCATGCGCCGCTTCGCCCACACGCTCGGCGAGGTGCTCGATCGCCCGGTCTGGATGAGAGTCCCTTCGCCGGCGGTGCGGGTGGCCATGGGCGAGATGGCCGAGGCCGTGCTGGCCGGCCAGGCCGCTGTGCCCGAGAAGCTCGCCGCCGCCGGCTATCAGTTTCGCTATCCCACCCTTCGCGAGGCCCTTGCCGCTGTTCTCAAGGCATGA
- a CDS encoding Gfo/Idh/MocA family oxidoreductase, translating into MAGKLKLGVIGIGTIGNVHLNAYQAGAADRAEVTALCDIVPERMDSVGDRLGVKDRFTDYRDLLKADVDAVLVCTWNNLHREMATGALKAGKHVFLEKPMALNAREAQQIVDAADKSGKVLQIGMVYRQAAEAQLVRQYVRDGVLGQVYHMRVTLLRRRGIPGMGGWFTTKSRSGGGPLIDIGVHYFDISMFMSELWKPTSVSAMTYAKFGCDMKNYNYVGMWAGPPDYKGTFDVEDFATGFVRYGDQASMEFNISWAANTDEGNSIEILGDKGGARLFDGKPLRLYTEFNRNIADIAPQTKDDDRFQLQARSFVAACRGETPPAATGREGLTVMKLIDAVYASGQKGKEVAISI; encoded by the coding sequence ATGGCAGGCAAGCTGAAGCTCGGCGTTATCGGGATTGGCACGATCGGCAATGTTCACCTGAACGCCTACCAGGCGGGCGCGGCCGACCGGGCCGAGGTGACCGCCCTGTGCGACATCGTTCCGGAGCGGATGGATTCCGTCGGCGACCGGCTCGGCGTCAAGGATCGCTTCACCGACTATCGCGACCTGCTGAAGGCCGACGTTGATGCCGTGCTGGTCTGCACGTGGAACAACCTGCATCGCGAGATGGCGACCGGCGCCCTGAAGGCGGGCAAGCACGTGTTCCTGGAAAAGCCGATGGCCCTGAACGCCAGGGAGGCCCAGCAGATCGTGGACGCCGCCGACAAAAGCGGCAAGGTGCTCCAGATCGGCATGGTCTACCGCCAGGCGGCTGAGGCCCAGCTCGTCCGGCAGTACGTCCGGGACGGCGTGCTCGGACAGGTCTATCACATGCGGGTCACGCTTCTTCGCCGCCGCGGGATCCCGGGCATGGGCGGCTGGTTCACCACCAAGAGCCGTTCCGGCGGCGGGCCGCTGATCGACATCGGCGTCCACTACTTCGATATCTCGATGTTCATGAGCGAGCTGTGGAAGCCCACGAGCGTCTCCGCCATGACGTACGCCAAGTTCGGCTGCGACATGAAGAACTACAACTACGTGGGCATGTGGGCCGGTCCGCCGGACTACAAGGGCACCTTCGACGTCGAGGACTTCGCCACCGGTTTCGTCCGCTATGGCGACCAAGCGAGCATGGAGTTCAACATTTCCTGGGCGGCCAACACCGATGAGGGCAATTCCATCGAGATCCTCGGCGACAAGGGCGGCGCTCGCCTGTTTGACGGCAAGCCGCTGAGGCTCTACACCGAGTTCAACCGGAACATCGCCGACATCGCCCCGCAGACCAAGGACGACGACCGCTTCCAGCTTCAGGCCCGCTCGTTCGTGGCCGCCTGCCGCGGCGAGACACCGCCCGCCGCCACCGGCCGCGAGGGCCTGACCGTGATGAAGCTGATCGACGCGGTCTACGCCTCGGGCCAGAAGGGCAAGGAAGTCGCGATCTCCATCTGA
- a CDS encoding tryptophan-rich sensory protein has protein sequence MKLNYIVIPLITIIVASMGSEFTEAGMEWYRTLRLPASTPSGAVIGLVWGVIYILTTASALIVWNGTPHDSRFRAIVAIFLVNAFLNAFWSYLFFVQHWLAGSVVEIILLLATVAALVILIWPRSVIAAVLLLPYAGWVAFASWLNIAIWRLNT, from the coding sequence GTGAAGCTCAACTACATCGTCATTCCGCTGATCACGATCATCGTCGCGTCGATGGGCTCTGAGTTCACCGAGGCCGGGATGGAGTGGTACCGCACGCTGCGGCTGCCGGCCTCTACGCCTTCGGGAGCGGTGATCGGCTTGGTCTGGGGCGTGATCTACATTCTGACCACCGCATCGGCTTTGATCGTCTGGAACGGCACGCCGCACGATTCGCGATTTCGGGCGATCGTCGCGATTTTTCTGGTCAACGCGTTTCTCAACGCCTTCTGGAGCTACCTGTTCTTCGTTCAGCACTGGCTCGCCGGCTCGGTGGTGGAAATTATTCTGCTGTTGGCGACGGTTGCGGCTTTGGTTATCCTGATCTGGCCCCGGTCGGTCATCGCCGCCGTGCTGCTGCTGCCGTATGCCGGGTGGGTGGCCTTCGCGAGTTGGCTGAACATCGCGATTTGGAGACTCAATACGTGA
- a CDS encoding sugar phosphate isomerase/epimerase yields MKIGVSSYSYHRYLSEKRLDYFGVIDKTAELGFDGIEFSGLGLPADSPEILGFAKKVREACARRGLPIYSYTIGADFLHASSWQAEAERLKGEVKVAAALGVPTMRHDATRGFPEGHKGSTDFAAALPILAEGCRAVAAFAADLGVKTTVENHGFFAQDSDRCERLVKAVDHPNFGSLVDIGNFACADEDSLSAVTRMAPYAFHVHAKDFHMKLASQWPDPGAGWFKSRGGNYLRGSIIGHGDIDVVGCIRVLKAAGYAGPLSIEFEGMEDNLEALRIGLENLRRYTA; encoded by the coding sequence ATGAAAATCGGCGTCAGTTCCTACAGCTATCATCGCTATCTGAGCGAGAAACGGCTCGACTACTTCGGCGTCATCGACAAGACGGCCGAGCTGGGCTTTGACGGGATCGAGTTTTCCGGATTGGGATTGCCCGCCGACTCGCCCGAGATCCTTGGCTTTGCCAAGAAGGTCCGCGAGGCCTGCGCCCGCCGCGGCCTGCCGATCTACAGCTACACCATCGGAGCGGACTTCCTCCATGCCTCGTCGTGGCAGGCTGAGGCCGAGCGCCTCAAGGGCGAGGTCAAGGTGGCCGCCGCGCTCGGCGTGCCGACGATGCGCCACGACGCGACCCGCGGTTTTCCCGAAGGCCACAAGGGGTCCACGGATTTTGCCGCTGCGCTGCCTATCCTGGCTGAGGGCTGCCGAGCGGTCGCCGCGTTCGCAGCCGACCTGGGCGTCAAGACCACCGTCGAAAACCACGGCTTCTTCGCCCAAGACAGCGACCGCTGCGAACGACTGGTCAAAGCGGTCGATCACCCCAACTTCGGTTCGCTGGTCGATATCGGCAACTTCGCCTGCGCCGACGAGGACAGCCTCTCAGCCGTGACCCGCATGGCCCCTTACGCCTTCCACGTCCACGCCAAAGACTTCCACATGAAACTCGCCTCCCAGTGGCCCGATCCGGGGGCTGGGTGGTTTAAGTCCCGTGGAGGCAACTACTTGCGCGGGTCGATCATCGGCCACGGCGATATCGACGTCGTCGGGTGCATCCGGGTGCTCAAGGCCGCCGGCTACGCCGGGCCGCTCTCGATCGAATTCGAGGGCATGGAGGACAACCTCGAGGCCCTGCGCATCGGCCTGGAGAACCTCCGCCGGTACACAGCCTAA
- a CDS encoding HNH endonuclease, with protein sequence MALRVITVRRAFCLLFRNLAQVISVEDGQYQTYDFESWAELSQLKLQFEPSAHEWLRTVHLDIAVPRIIRLLFYDKLPRQEVKFNRRNIFARDRNRCQYCGKRFPMAELSLDHVVPRSQGGKSTWDNVVCSCLRCNVRKGGRTPEQAHMTLTSKPIRPKRSPAISLKLTSERYASWKEFLDQAYWSVELKE encoded by the coding sequence ATGGCCCTGCGGGTGATCACCGTCCGCCGGGCGTTCTGTCTCCTCTTCCGCAACCTCGCCCAGGTCATCAGCGTCGAGGACGGCCAGTATCAGACCTACGACTTCGAATCGTGGGCCGAGTTGAGCCAGCTCAAGCTCCAGTTCGAGCCCAGCGCCCACGAGTGGCTTCGCACCGTTCACCTCGACATCGCGGTTCCGCGGATCATCCGGCTGCTGTTCTACGACAAGCTTCCCCGCCAGGAGGTCAAGTTCAACCGCCGCAATATCTTTGCCCGCGACCGCAATCGCTGCCAGTATTGCGGCAAGCGATTCCCCATGGCCGAGCTGAGCCTCGACCACGTCGTGCCGCGATCGCAGGGGGGCAAGAGCACCTGGGACAACGTGGTCTGCTCGTGCCTCCGCTGCAACGTCCGCAAGGGCGGCAGGACACCCGAACAGGCCCACATGACCCTGACCAGCAAGCCCATCCGGCCGAAGCGGTCGCCCGCCATCAGCCTCAAACTCACCAGCGAGCGCTACGCCTCCTGGAAAGAGTTCCTCGACCAGGCCTATTGGTCGGTCGAACTGAAAGAGTAG